In Sphingomonas sp. LT1P40, the DNA window GCCGCTGGCCAACGCAACCGCCTGTCGGGGTGACGCCACACCCACCCCCGGCAACAACGCCGCCGTCTCTAGCAGCCGCGCGTGCAGCTCGACCATCACCCCGCGCTCATGATGCACCCACGCGCTTTCCTTGGCCGTCGCCAGCCATGCGCGAAACTGCGCCGCGCCCAGCTCCGGTGCCGGCCGGATGCGGACATAGCCCAGCTCGGCCAGTGCCGCCGCCGCCGCTTCCAGCCGCTCGGGCGCGACGAGCAGGTCGATGTCGATCGATTGCTTCACCGCCAGCGTGCCATAGGCCAGCATCGCCAGGCTCGCGCCCTTGACCATCAGCGGGCGTTCGCCCTCCACCGTCAGCGCACGGTCGAGCCGCAACGTCTCCGCCGCCAGTTTCAAATTTTCCTGCGCGGTGCCGCTCGCCTCCGCCGCCAGCAATGCCGCAAACGGCGTCGGCGCGGCGATCCCCGCCCGCCGCAATCCGTCCGCGATCAGTGCGCAGACCCGCTGCCGTTTGCCGATTGCGATCAAGCGCGCCCAGTCGATGTCCTTAGCGGCGCTGGCTACGGCATGCTCGCGTGCCGGGGAGGGCGGCCAGCGACAGCATGCGGCGGCGAGCGCGAATGCCGGACTTACTTTCCCGCTGGTTGTCCCCGAAACGTTCATCGGCGCTACCCATAACCGCTTGCTCCGCAATCGAAAGCGCGCAATGTTCTGGGTTCCGATTTCGCCGGGGTGGGGGCGTATGCGTTTATTGAAGTTGCTGACCTCCTATCGTTGCGTGCGTGGGCATCATGCGCGCAGCCGCAGCCGCGCGCACAAGGTTGAGGGGCATTGGGAAAGCGTCTGCCGCAATTGCGGCACGCCGATGCTGCGGCTGCGCAAGCATCGCTGGGTGGTGCGGCCCAGCAACTGGTCGCCGGGCGACCCCGCACCCTGATTCGCGGTCCTACCTTTTAGGGCGTGCCGATATTCAGCTTGCAGCCCCGCATGGGCTTAATGCGGTCCGCCTTAGAACGACCCCGGCACTTCGCGCTGTGCCGTCGTCGGACGCTGTGGCATCAGCAATTCGCGCGTCGTCCCCTTTGCCGCCGTCGCGCCGATCGCAGTGCAGCTGCGCCCGGCCAGGAAATCCAGCGCGCGGCGCGTCGAGGCCTCCGCCGGATCGCCCAGTGGCTTGCTGATATCGTCCGATGCCTGGCAGGTCGCACCCATGAAGGGGGCAAGGCCGTCATAATAGGCGCCTTGATGATCCCGATTCTCTAGCGCGAACGCGATCACGCGCAACCGGTCGTCGCACGCCGACTGGTCGAGCGCGATCTGCCCCACCGGCTTGCCATAAGTGTTGGTGCCGACCAGCGCCGAGTTCGCGCCCAGATACGGGATGAAGGTGTTCATCACCAGCTCGCTCGCCGATGCCGAACCGCCGGTGCCGATGAACGCGATTCGCGTCGGCGTGATCGACTGCGGCTGCG includes these proteins:
- a CDS encoding nucleotidyltransferase family protein, with the translated sequence MNVSGTTSGKVSPAFALAAACCRWPPSPAREHAVASAAKDIDWARLIAIGKRQRVCALIADGLRRAGIAAPTPFAALLAAEASGTAQENLKLAAETLRLDRALTVEGERPLMVKGASLAMLAYGTLAVKQSIDIDLLVAPERLEAAAAALAELGYVRIRPAPELGAAQFRAWLATAKESAWVHHERGVMVELHARLLETAALLPGVGVASPRQAVALASGATVETLNGPDLYAYLTAHGAWHGWARLKWLADISALVTRAPEGVEALHGHAVALGVGRCSAQALLLGERLLGLNLPAALSRTLKRSAVNRWLAKVGLASMAGDYESAEHRHALWLPAPVIASHFLLRRGLRYKLAEMGQKLSNPEDRARDGDRRGSALSYVARGGIRAGRRLFGLTHSPRDWA